One Streptomyces sp. V4I8 genomic window carries:
- a CDS encoding LLM class flavin-dependent oxidoreductase, with amino-acid sequence MNVNVGIGLPIGDPTTLLTWARRADAGPFSTLGLLDRLVYDNPEPLVALAVLAGATSRIRVQTEVLLAPLRDTALLAKQAATLDRMTGGRLVLGLGIGGREDDHLATGTDLRTRGRRLDEQMATLCRLWHGEPYGDGVGPIGPVPARIGGPEILFGGFKPVALERVARWGDGFLAAAAPSWAGGLFDTVRGFWKEYGRDGEPRLVAQVNVALGPQDVLDDARARMHAYYAFTGMADRMVAGLLNTPTGIRTALTAFADLGADEVMLYCYGLDPDQVDRLADVL; translated from the coding sequence ATGAACGTAAACGTGGGCATCGGCCTGCCCATCGGCGACCCGACCACCCTTCTCACCTGGGCCCGCCGTGCCGACGCCGGCCCCTTCAGCACACTCGGTCTGCTCGACCGGCTCGTCTACGACAACCCCGAGCCGCTGGTCGCCCTGGCCGTCCTCGCGGGCGCCACCTCGCGCATCCGCGTCCAGACCGAGGTGCTGCTCGCCCCGCTCCGCGACACCGCCCTGCTGGCCAAGCAGGCCGCCACCCTGGACCGGATGACCGGCGGCCGCCTGGTCCTCGGCCTGGGCATCGGCGGCCGGGAGGACGACCACCTCGCCACCGGCACCGACCTGCGCACACGGGGCCGGCGCCTGGACGAGCAGATGGCCACGTTGTGCCGTCTGTGGCACGGCGAGCCCTACGGCGACGGCGTCGGCCCCATCGGCCCGGTGCCCGCCCGCATCGGCGGCCCGGAGATTCTCTTCGGCGGCTTCAAGCCCGTCGCGCTCGAACGCGTCGCACGCTGGGGCGACGGCTTCCTCGCAGCCGCCGCGCCGTCCTGGGCGGGCGGCCTGTTCGACACCGTGCGCGGGTTCTGGAAGGAGTACGGCCGCGACGGCGAGCCCCGTCTCGTGGCCCAGGTGAACGTCGCGCTCGGCCCGCAGGACGTGCTCGACGACGCACGCGCCCGCATGCACGCCTACTACGCCTTCACCGGCATGGCCGACCGCATGGTCGCCGGCCTCCTCAACACCCCCACCGGGATCCGCACCGCGCTCACCGCCTTCGCCGACCTGGGCGCCGACGAGGTCATGCTCTACTGCTACGGCCTCGACCCGGACCAGGTGGACCGCTTGGCCGACGTGCTGTGA
- a CDS encoding VOC family protein — MTVRRIVPNHQVESQKQMETSRDFYGLLGFETVMTLFSGGDPRTPEGWVTTMASPANPTAQISFFTEERTGPVVPDLSVEVEDVDAVYARVVASGAEVVHEIRDEEWGVRRFFVRDPGGRVVNVLSHLA, encoded by the coding sequence ATGACCGTCCGCAGGATCGTCCCCAACCACCAGGTCGAGTCCCAGAAGCAGATGGAGACGAGCCGGGACTTCTACGGCCTGCTCGGCTTCGAAACGGTCATGACTCTGTTTTCCGGGGGAGACCCCCGGACCCCCGAGGGCTGGGTGACGACCATGGCGTCCCCCGCCAACCCCACCGCCCAGATCAGCTTCTTCACCGAGGAGCGCACCGGCCCCGTCGTCCCCGACCTGAGCGTGGAGGTCGAGGACGTCGACGCCGTGTACGCGCGGGTGGTGGCGTCGGGCGCGGAGGTCGTACACGAGATCCGGGACGAGGAGTGGGGCGTACGGCGGTTCTTCGTACGGGATCCGGGCGGGCGGGTGGTGAATGTGCTGAGCCACCTGGCGTAG
- a CDS encoding alginate lyase family protein yields MLKAAGAAAGAVGIGTAVLPAPAVAAGAYAHPGLLHTGADLGRMAAKVKAGAAPYAAGFAKLTANRHAQSGWTANPQEIVYRGAGSPQNYGILYNDVHAAYQNALRHHVSGDSAHADTAVAILNAWSAKLTSVQGSADRFLAAGLYGYQIANAAELVRDHPDFELGRFQEMLSTSFASLSDDFLVRHNGAVVSNYWTNWDLAAMACVLATGIFCDDKAQVDRAVEYFKHGEGLGSIRHAIPVVHDDGLAEWLEAGRDQGHALLGVGLMGTFCEMAWNQGIDLYGYDDDRFLKGAQYVAKWALGGDVPFTANTRKKGAINGWSGSETVTEAAPVAPAMTRPIWAMIANHYTKRRGLSASYLTRIAARSAPEGGGGDYGPNSGGYDQLGFGTLAFTRDKTTGAGGTGGSPSPAASASASAAGSAGTGADARPQGGAPASPSASASTAASGDLAATGSNDVLGWTAATGVTALAGGLLLLRRRGRVQREAQSR; encoded by the coding sequence ATGCTCAAGGCCGCGGGCGCGGCAGCCGGAGCCGTCGGTATCGGTACGGCCGTGCTGCCGGCGCCTGCCGTGGCGGCCGGCGCCTACGCCCACCCCGGACTCCTGCACACCGGCGCCGACCTCGGCCGTATGGCCGCCAAGGTGAAGGCCGGCGCCGCTCCCTACGCAGCCGGGTTCGCCAAGCTGACCGCCAACCGGCACGCGCAGAGCGGCTGGACGGCCAACCCGCAGGAGATCGTGTACCGGGGGGCGGGGTCGCCGCAGAACTACGGCATTCTCTACAACGACGTCCACGCCGCCTACCAGAACGCCCTGCGTCACCACGTCAGCGGCGACAGCGCGCACGCCGACACCGCCGTCGCGATCCTCAACGCCTGGTCGGCCAAGCTGACGAGCGTGCAGGGCAGCGCCGATCGGTTCCTGGCCGCCGGTCTGTACGGCTACCAGATCGCCAACGCCGCCGAACTCGTCCGCGACCACCCCGACTTCGAGCTCGGCCGGTTCCAGGAGATGCTCAGCACGAGCTTCGCCTCGCTCAGCGACGACTTCCTGGTCCGGCACAACGGCGCCGTCGTCAGCAACTACTGGACCAACTGGGACCTCGCCGCCATGGCCTGCGTTCTGGCTACCGGCATCTTCTGCGACGACAAGGCCCAGGTCGACCGTGCCGTCGAGTACTTCAAGCACGGCGAGGGGCTCGGATCGATCAGGCACGCCATCCCCGTCGTGCACGACGACGGACTCGCCGAGTGGCTGGAGGCGGGCCGCGACCAGGGGCACGCGCTGCTCGGGGTCGGCCTGATGGGCACCTTCTGCGAGATGGCCTGGAACCAGGGCATCGACCTGTACGGCTACGACGACGACCGCTTCCTCAAGGGCGCCCAGTACGTCGCCAAGTGGGCCCTGGGCGGGGATGTGCCGTTCACCGCGAACACCCGTAAGAAGGGCGCGATCAACGGCTGGTCGGGGTCGGAGACCGTCACCGAGGCCGCGCCCGTGGCCCCGGCGATGACCCGCCCGATCTGGGCGATGATCGCCAACCACTACACCAAGCGCCGGGGCCTGTCCGCCTCGTACCTCACGCGGATCGCCGCGAGGTCCGCGCCGGAGGGCGGCGGCGGGGACTACGGGCCCAACAGCGGCGGCTACGACCAACTGGGCTTCGGAACGCTGGCGTTCACCCGGGACAAGACCACCGGGGCGGGGGGTACGGGCGGTTCGCCGAGCCCGGCGGCTTCGGCGTCGGCTTCGGCCGCCGGGTCGGCCGGTACGGGGGCGGACGCCCGGCCGCAGGGCGGGGCCCCGGCATCGCCCTCGGCGTCCGCCTCCACCGCCGCGAGCGGTGACCTCGCCGCCACCGGCTCGAACGACGTCCTCGGCTGGACCGCCGCCACGGGTGTCACCGCCCTCGCCGGCGGCCTGCTCCTGCTGCGGCGCCGGGGGCGGGTCCAGCGCGAGGCACAGTCCCGGTAA
- a CDS encoding MFS transporter, with the protein MITADAETGRTVTTDIPARLDRLPWSRWHWTIVIGLGTVWILDGLEVTVVGNIAPRLSEPGSGLPITSGQVTGLAAALYVAGACLGALFWGRLTDKWGRKKLFMITLAVYLAATALTAVSFETWWFFLFRFLTGFGIGGEYAAINSAIDELIPAQYRGRVDLMINGSFWLGAVGGSLLSIVALNTAVLPANLGWRLTFALGAVLALVILLVRRHVPESPRWLLIHGRDDEAERIVSAIERKVETERDEPLPRPEGEITIHQRRSVSFLEIGRTVFSKYRRRAALGFSLFIGQAFLYNAITFGFGAILTTFFDVPSGNTGYYFAVIAVGNFLGPLLLGKLFDTVGRRIMITSTYLLSGLLLFGTAWLFDRGSLSATTMTACWCAVLFFASAGASSAYLTVSEVFPMETRAMSIAFFYALGTAAGGISGPLLFADLTETGKVGDTVLAFQIGAALMCLAGLVAAFLAVRAERRSLEDIARPLTAVARPSRVGAKGTAGAAGPAGATGVRGG; encoded by the coding sequence ATGATCACCGCAGATGCCGAGACCGGCCGTACCGTCACCACCGACATCCCCGCCCGCCTCGACCGCCTCCCGTGGTCGCGCTGGCACTGGACGATCGTGATCGGTCTCGGGACCGTGTGGATCCTCGACGGACTGGAAGTCACCGTCGTCGGCAACATCGCCCCCCGCCTCTCCGAACCCGGCAGCGGACTGCCGATCACCTCCGGCCAGGTCACCGGCCTGGCCGCCGCGCTGTACGTGGCGGGTGCCTGTCTCGGCGCCCTGTTCTGGGGCCGCCTGACCGACAAGTGGGGCCGCAAGAAGCTCTTCATGATCACGCTCGCCGTCTATCTGGCGGCGACGGCCCTGACCGCCGTCTCCTTCGAGACCTGGTGGTTCTTCCTCTTCCGCTTCCTGACCGGCTTCGGCATCGGCGGCGAGTACGCGGCGATCAACTCCGCGATCGACGAGCTGATCCCGGCTCAGTACCGCGGCCGCGTCGACCTGATGATCAACGGCAGCTTCTGGCTGGGCGCGGTCGGCGGCTCGCTGCTGTCCATCGTCGCGCTGAACACCGCGGTCCTCCCCGCGAACCTCGGCTGGCGGCTGACCTTCGCGCTCGGCGCCGTCCTCGCCCTGGTGATCCTCCTGGTCCGCCGGCACGTCCCGGAGAGCCCGCGCTGGCTGCTGATCCACGGCCGCGACGACGAGGCGGAACGGATCGTGTCCGCCATCGAGCGCAAGGTGGAGACCGAACGCGACGAGCCGCTGCCGCGCCCCGAGGGCGAGATCACCATCCACCAGCGCAGGAGCGTGTCCTTCCTGGAGATCGGCCGCACCGTCTTCTCGAAGTACCGCAGGCGGGCGGCCCTCGGCTTCTCCCTCTTCATCGGCCAGGCGTTCCTCTACAACGCCATCACCTTCGGCTTCGGCGCGATCCTCACCACGTTCTTCGACGTCCCGAGCGGCAACACCGGCTACTACTTCGCGGTCATCGCGGTCGGCAACTTCCTGGGCCCGCTGCTGCTCGGCAAGCTGTTCGACACGGTCGGCCGCCGGATCATGATCACGTCGACGTACCTGCTCTCGGGCCTCCTGCTGTTCGGCACGGCCTGGCTGTTCGACCGAGGCTCGCTCAGCGCGACCACGATGACGGCCTGCTGGTGCGCGGTCCTGTTCTTCGCCTCGGCCGGTGCGTCGAGCGCCTACCTCACGGTCTCCGAGGTCTTCCCGATGGAGACCCGCGCGATGTCCATCGCCTTCTTCTACGCCCTGGGCACGGCGGCCGGCGGCATCAGCGGGCCGCTGCTGTTCGCCGACCTCACCGAGACGGGCAAGGTCGGCGACACGGTCCTCGCCTTCCAGATCGGCGCGGCCCTGATGTGCCTGGCGGGCCTGGTCGCGGCGTTCCTCGCGGTGCGTGCGGAACGCCGGTCGCTGGAGGACATCGCACGGCCGCTCACCGCGGTGGCGAGGCCGTCCCGGGTGGGGGCGAAGGGGACGGCTGGGGCTGCGGGGCCCGCGGGGGCGACCGGGGTGAGGGGAGGGTGA
- a CDS encoding DUF445 domain-containing protein translates to MHARLDAAGNRRVPASAVRAMSTFTAADEEKQRGVRRMKITATGLLLFVALVYVLAKVASNQGAGEWANYVAAAAEAGMVGALADWFAVTALFRHPLGLPIPHTAIIPNKKDQLGVSLGEFVGENFLSEDVVRQRLRAVGIGSRLGTWLADPEHADRVTAELSAALRGALTVMRDSDVQAVVGEAITRRADAQEIAPGIGKMLEKIVADGGHKRAVDLIVARAQKWLILHDDEIMSAVQGGAPGWTPKFVDKRVGERVYKELLRFVTEMRDMPSHPARGALDRFLTDFASDLQSDTDTRARVERLKGEVLGRGEVQDLIASAWTAVRSMIVSAAEDERSELRLRVRASLLSLGARMAVEPRLQAKVDSWVEGAAVYVVTTYRKEITSLITDTVAGWDAEHTTKKIEAHIGRDLQFIRINGTVVGSLAGLLIYTVSRGLGA, encoded by the coding sequence ATGCATGCCCGGTTGGACGCCGCCGGTAACCGGCGCGTCCCCGCGTCGGCCGTTCGTGCGATGAGCACGTTCACCGCCGCCGACGAGGAGAAGCAGCGCGGCGTACGGCGGATGAAGATCACCGCGACCGGACTGCTGCTCTTCGTCGCGCTGGTGTACGTCCTCGCCAAGGTGGCGTCGAACCAGGGCGCCGGAGAATGGGCGAACTACGTCGCCGCGGCCGCCGAGGCCGGCATGGTCGGCGCGCTCGCCGACTGGTTCGCGGTCACGGCCCTGTTCCGCCACCCCCTCGGCCTGCCCATCCCGCACACCGCGATCATCCCCAACAAGAAGGACCAGCTGGGCGTCTCCCTGGGCGAGTTCGTCGGTGAGAACTTCCTCTCCGAGGACGTCGTACGACAACGCCTGCGCGCCGTAGGCATCGGCAGCCGCCTCGGCACCTGGCTGGCCGATCCCGAGCACGCCGACCGGGTGACGGCCGAGCTGTCGGCGGCCCTGCGCGGCGCCCTGACGGTCATGCGCGACTCGGACGTCCAGGCGGTCGTGGGAGAGGCCATCACCCGGCGCGCCGACGCCCAGGAGATCGCGCCCGGCATAGGGAAGATGCTGGAGAAGATCGTCGCGGACGGCGGCCACAAGCGGGCCGTCGACCTGATCGTCGCCCGCGCGCAGAAATGGCTGATCCTGCACGACGACGAGATCATGAGCGCGGTCCAGGGCGGCGCCCCCGGCTGGACCCCGAAGTTCGTCGACAAGAGGGTCGGCGAGCGCGTGTACAAGGAGCTGCTCCGCTTCGTCACCGAGATGCGCGACATGCCGTCCCACCCGGCCCGCGGCGCCCTCGACCGCTTCCTCACCGACTTCGCCTCCGACCTCCAGTCCGACACGGACACCCGCGCGCGTGTCGAACGGCTCAAGGGCGAGGTGCTGGGGCGCGGCGAGGTCCAGGACCTGATCGCGTCCGCGTGGACCGCCGTACGCTCGATGATCGTCTCGGCGGCCGAGGACGAGCGCAGCGAACTGCGCCTGCGCGTACGTGCCTCGCTGCTGTCGCTCGGCGCGCGGATGGCGGTCGAACCGCGGCTCCAGGCCAAGGTCGACAGCTGGGTGGAGGGCGCGGCCGTGTACGTCGTCACCACCTACCGCAAGGAGATCACCTCCCTGATCACGGACACCGTGGCCGGCTGGGACGCCGAGCACACGACGAAGAAGATCGAGGCGCACATCGGACGCGACCTCCAGTTCATCCGGATCAACGGCACGGTGGTGGGCTCGCTCGCCGGACTGCTGATCTACACGGTGTCCCGGGGGCTGGGGGCGTAG
- a CDS encoding SGNH/GDSL hydrolase family protein, whose product MTRRYAGGVGVSPTKYYALLSGVIALIVTVSTAIYIGVASDHGSATERSAPAREGAPRNPAAPASTGMWVGAWSASPVGAEPGTEVEGLAGRSVRNVVHTSVGGTSVRITLSNLYGQSALTLTHASIALAAGTGTAAAIADTMRRLTFAGNTTIVIPPGRQVLSDAVRLAIPADTDILVTTYSPIASGPVTFHPHARQISYVADGDLTEDATGVAYTGKVGSWRYLTALDVLSNESDGTVVVFGDSLTDGITSTENANRRWTDVLSRRLRAAVAAGQDVPRYSVVNQGISGNQILASGAGRPADNQAGVGRFHRDVLSRTNVKVVVIDLGVNDILRNPKLADPNRILNGLRALVRQAHARGLKVIGATLMPFQGHRGYTEARENVRQQINAQIRAGKVFDAVADFDQALRDPYNPRKFRPDYDSGDHLHPSDRGYERMGETFNLQDLKGAAPAEL is encoded by the coding sequence ATGACCAGGCGTTACGCGGGGGGTGTGGGGGTCTCCCCCACAAAGTACTACGCCCTGCTTTCGGGGGTTATCGCCCTGATCGTCACGGTTTCGACCGCCATATACATCGGAGTCGCCTCCGACCACGGCAGTGCCACGGAAAGGAGCGCCCCCGCCAGGGAAGGCGCCCCACGCAACCCGGCCGCCCCCGCCTCCACCGGCATGTGGGTCGGCGCCTGGTCCGCCTCGCCGGTCGGCGCCGAGCCCGGCACCGAGGTCGAGGGCCTGGCGGGCCGTTCCGTGCGCAACGTCGTGCACACCAGCGTCGGCGGCACGAGCGTCCGGATCACGCTGTCCAACCTCTACGGCCAGTCGGCGCTCACGCTCACGCACGCGTCGATCGCCCTCGCCGCCGGCACGGGGACCGCGGCGGCGATCGCGGACACCATGCGGCGGCTGACCTTCGCCGGCAACACCACGATCGTCATCCCGCCCGGGCGGCAGGTGCTCAGCGACGCCGTGCGCCTGGCGATCCCCGCGGACACCGACATCCTCGTCACCACCTACTCCCCCATCGCGTCCGGCCCGGTGACCTTCCACCCGCACGCGCGCCAGATCAGTTACGTCGCGGACGGCGACCTCACCGAGGACGCGACCGGCGTGGCGTACACCGGGAAGGTCGGGTCCTGGCGCTATCTGACCGCGCTGGACGTCCTCAGCAACGAGTCCGACGGCACCGTCGTGGTCTTCGGCGACTCGCTGACCGACGGCATCACGTCCACCGAGAACGCCAACCGCCGCTGGACGGACGTCCTCTCGCGCCGACTGCGCGCCGCGGTCGCGGCCGGCCAGGACGTGCCGCGCTACAGCGTCGTCAACCAGGGCATCAGCGGCAACCAGATCCTCGCCAGCGGTGCCGGGCGCCCCGCGGACAACCAGGCCGGCGTGGGCCGCTTCCACCGCGACGTCCTCTCCCGCACGAACGTCAAGGTCGTCGTCATCGACCTCGGCGTCAACGACATCCTGCGCAACCCGAAACTCGCCGACCCGAACCGCATCCTGAACGGCCTGCGCGCCCTGGTCCGCCAGGCCCACGCCCGCGGCCTGAAGGTCATCGGCGCGACCCTGATGCCCTTCCAGGGCCACCGCGGCTACACCGAGGCCCGCGAGAACGTGCGCCAGCAGATCAACGCCCAGATCCGCGCCGGCAAGGTCTTCGACGCGGTCGCCGACTTCGACCAGGCACTGCGGGACCCGTACAACCCCCGCAAGTTCCGCCCCGACTACGACTCCGGCGACCACCTCCACCCGAGCGACAGGGGCTACGAACGGATGGGGGAAACCTTCAACCTCCAGGACCTGAAGGGGGCGGCTCCGGCGGAGCTGTAG
- a CDS encoding DUF1707 domain-containing protein yields the protein MTDDAPELRASDADRERVAEVLQDALAEGRLDMEEFEERLEATYKARTYGELAPITRDLPVGAVAVPKVDMVKKSAGSDVSWPERIVGGEGSSTWGVAVMSEFQRRGRWTAPKRFDCVAFWGGGTIDLREANFADREIVINCVAIMGGVQVVVPPGVEVVVRGVGIMGSFDHREEGVPGDPGAPRVIITGFAFWGGVGVERKRTREQRQELREERRREKLARREQRRELRESIRDGQYEAHREMLEEHRDLWRYAHDPHGKRAARERDED from the coding sequence ATGACCGACGATGCCCCGGAGCTTCGCGCCTCCGACGCCGATCGTGAACGAGTCGCCGAGGTCCTCCAGGACGCCCTCGCGGAGGGCCGTCTCGACATGGAGGAGTTCGAGGAACGCCTGGAGGCCACCTACAAGGCTCGTACGTACGGGGAACTGGCGCCGATCACCCGGGACCTTCCCGTCGGCGCTGTGGCGGTTCCGAAGGTCGACATGGTCAAGAAGTCCGCCGGATCGGACGTGAGTTGGCCGGAGCGGATCGTCGGCGGCGAGGGGTCGTCGACGTGGGGCGTCGCCGTGATGTCGGAGTTCCAGCGCAGGGGGCGCTGGACGGCACCGAAGCGGTTCGACTGCGTCGCCTTCTGGGGCGGCGGGACGATCGATCTGCGGGAGGCGAACTTCGCGGACCGGGAGATCGTGATCAACTGCGTCGCGATCATGGGCGGAGTGCAGGTCGTCGTACCGCCCGGGGTCGAGGTCGTGGTACGCGGTGTCGGGATCATGGGGAGCTTCGACCACCGTGAGGAAGGGGTCCCGGGAGACCCCGGCGCGCCCCGGGTGATCATCACCGGGTTCGCCTTCTGGGGCGGCGTCGGCGTCGAGCGCAAACGCACGCGGGAACAGCGTCAGGAGCTCCGCGAGGAGCGCCGCCGGGAGAAGCTCGCGCGCCGGGAACAGCGGCGCGAACTGCGGGAGTCGATCCGGGACGGGCAGTACGAGGCGCACCGGGAGATGCTGGAGGAGCATCGGGACCTGTGGCGGTATGCGCATGACCCGCACGGGAAGCGGGCGGCGCGGGAGCGCGACGAGGACTGA
- a CDS encoding ATP-binding cassette domain-containing protein — MVDAEAFIELDGVEKVFDVRKKTGFLKRERRQVRAVDSISFSVARGEMVGYIGPNGAGKSTTIKMLTGILTPSGGRLRVAGIDPSRERTRLAHRIGVVFGQRTTLWWDLPLIDSYKLMHRMYRIPDARYRQNLDRLVELLDLSALLDVPVRQLSLGQRMRGDIAAALLHDPEVLYLDEPTIGLDVISKAKVRDFLRELNTERGTTVLLTTHDLQDIEQLCSRVMVIDRGRLMYDGPLAGLHEVGESERTLVVDLERELPPIEAAPARVVKVEGPRQWLAFPAGESAAVLVARIAAEYPLVDLSVREPDIEAVIAKMYAEQAEKAVS, encoded by the coding sequence ATGGTGGACGCGGAAGCGTTCATCGAACTCGACGGCGTCGAGAAGGTCTTCGACGTACGCAAGAAGACCGGTTTCCTGAAGCGGGAGCGGCGGCAGGTACGGGCCGTCGACTCGATCTCCTTCAGCGTGGCGCGCGGCGAGATGGTGGGCTACATCGGGCCGAACGGCGCGGGCAAGTCGACGACGATCAAGATGCTGACCGGCATCCTGACCCCGAGCGGCGGCCGGCTCCGCGTCGCCGGCATCGACCCGTCCCGCGAGCGCACCCGGCTCGCGCACCGCATCGGGGTGGTGTTCGGTCAGCGCACCACCCTGTGGTGGGACCTGCCGCTGATCGACTCGTACAAGCTGATGCACCGCATGTACCGCATCCCGGACGCCCGGTACCGCCAGAACCTCGACCGTCTGGTCGAACTCCTCGACCTGTCCGCCCTGTTGGACGTCCCGGTGCGCCAGCTCTCGCTCGGGCAGCGGATGCGCGGCGACATCGCGGCGGCGCTGCTGCACGACCCCGAGGTGCTGTACCTGGACGAGCCGACGATCGGGCTCGACGTCATCTCCAAGGCGAAAGTCCGGGACTTCCTGCGGGAGTTGAACACCGAGCGCGGTACGACGGTCCTGCTGACCACCCACGACCTCCAGGACATCGAGCAGCTGTGCTCACGGGTGATGGTCATCGACCGCGGGCGGCTGATGTACGACGGCCCGCTCGCCGGTCTGCACGAGGTGGGGGAGAGCGAGCGCACCCTCGTCGTCGACCTGGAGCGCGAGCTCCCGCCGATCGAGGCGGCGCCCGCGCGCGTGGTGAAGGTGGAGGGGCCCCGGCAATGGCTGGCGTTCCCGGCGGGCGAGTCGGCGGCGGTGCTGGTGGCGCGGATCGCGGCGGAGTATCCGCTGGTGGACCTGTCGGTGCGGGAGCCGGACATCGAGGCCGTGATCGCGAAGATGTACGCGGAGCAGGCGGAGAAGGCGGTCTCGTAG
- a CDS encoding ABC transporter permease — protein sequence MWIRSSMTYRASFVVTVFGNLLVTGLDFVAILLMFSQVDSLGGWSLPEVAFLYGLSATAFGLADLTFGSMDVLGRRMRDGSFDILLVRPAPVLAQVAADHFALRRLGRITQGVLVLGWGLLTVEVDWTTAKVLLVPVMLVSGGVIFCALFVAGAAFQFLAQDAAEVQNAFTYGGTTLLQYPPTVFGKDFVRGVTFMLPLAFVNWVPAAYVLERPYPLDLPQWAAFASPLVAVACCAPAGLAWRAGLRSYRSTGS from the coding sequence ATGTGGATCCGGTCGTCCATGACCTACCGCGCCTCCTTCGTCGTCACGGTCTTCGGCAACCTGCTGGTGACCGGCCTGGACTTCGTGGCGATCCTGCTGATGTTCTCGCAGGTCGACTCGCTGGGCGGCTGGTCGCTGCCCGAAGTCGCCTTCCTGTACGGGCTGTCGGCGACGGCGTTCGGGCTCGCCGACCTGACGTTCGGCTCGATGGACGTCCTGGGCCGCCGGATGCGCGACGGCTCCTTCGACATCCTGCTCGTGCGGCCCGCCCCGGTGCTCGCCCAGGTCGCCGCGGACCACTTCGCGCTGCGCCGGCTGGGCCGGATCACCCAGGGCGTGCTGGTGCTGGGCTGGGGGCTGCTGACCGTCGAGGTCGACTGGACCACGGCCAAGGTGCTGCTGGTGCCGGTGATGCTGGTCAGCGGCGGGGTGATCTTCTGCGCGCTGTTCGTGGCGGGCGCGGCCTTCCAGTTCCTGGCGCAGGACGCCGCCGAGGTGCAGAACGCGTTCACCTACGGCGGCACCACGCTGTTGCAGTACCCGCCGACCGTGTTCGGGAAGGACTTCGTGCGCGGGGTGACGTTCATGCTGCCGCTCGCCTTCGTCAACTGGGTGCCCGCCGCCTATGTGCTGGAGCGGCCCTACCCGCTCGACCTGCCCCAGTGGGCGGCCTTCGCGTCGCCGCTGGTGGCGGTGGCGTGCTGTGCGCCGGCCGGTCTGGCGTGGCGGGCCGGGCTGCGGTCCTATCGGAGTACGGGAAGTTAG
- a CDS encoding ABC transporter permease, whose amino-acid sequence MGSGRLYLAVALGGFRRYATYRAATAAGVFTNTVFGVILVYTYLALWDEKPHLGGYDQAQAVTYVWLGQCLYATLAIQGGGAEKDLMERIRTGEIAVDLYRPADLQLWWLAGDMGRALFQMLGRGVIPFVFGAVFFPMALPTDVTPWAAFVVTLLLAAVVSFAIRYLAALSVFWLMDGMGVNQALMITGIFFSGMVLPLNAFPGTLGEIVRVLPWAAQLQMPADVLMGETDPLRAYAFQAAWAVVLLAAGRLVQSAATRRVVVQGG is encoded by the coding sequence GTGGGCTCGGGGCGGTTGTACTTAGCCGTCGCGTTGGGCGGATTCAGAAGATACGCGACCTATCGGGCGGCCACGGCGGCCGGGGTCTTCACCAACACGGTCTTCGGCGTGATCCTCGTCTACACGTATCTGGCGCTGTGGGACGAGAAGCCGCATCTCGGCGGCTACGACCAGGCGCAGGCCGTCACCTATGTGTGGCTCGGGCAGTGCCTCTACGCGACGCTGGCCATCCAGGGCGGCGGCGCCGAGAAGGACCTGATGGAGCGTATCCGCACCGGTGAGATCGCCGTCGACCTGTACCGGCCGGCCGACCTCCAACTGTGGTGGCTGGCGGGCGACATGGGGCGGGCGCTGTTCCAGATGCTGGGACGGGGCGTGATCCCGTTCGTGTTCGGCGCCGTCTTCTTCCCGATGGCGCTGCCGACGGACGTCACCCCCTGGGCGGCCTTCGTGGTCACGCTGCTGCTGGCGGCGGTCGTCAGCTTCGCGATCCGCTATCTGGCGGCCCTGAGCGTGTTCTGGCTCATGGACGGCATGGGCGTCAACCAGGCCCTGATGATCACGGGGATCTTCTTCTCCGGCATGGTCCTGCCCCTGAACGCCTTCCCGGGCACCCTGGGCGAGATCGTGCGCGTGCTGCCGTGGGCGGCACAACTGCAGATGCCGGCGGACGTCCTGATGGGGGAGACCGACCCGCTGCGGGCGTACGCCTTCCAGGCGGCGTGGGCGGTGGTGCTGCTGGCGGCCGGGCGGCTGGTGCAGTCGGCGGCGACACGGCGGGTGGTGGTGCAGGGTGGCTGA